The Danio rerio strain Tuebingen ecotype United States chromosome 10, GRCz12tu, whole genome shotgun sequence genome contains a region encoding:
- the pbdc1 gene encoding protein PBDC1 translates to MDTGDVLASLGVEGATAAAHALSLPAEAYGNDAQLEVMWAMKAYNHAEVYFNLISSVDPKFLKLTKSDEEIYTKFREAFPDLNIQLLDPELLKSAEAKENWRPFCNQFEGIVEDFNYGTLLRLDCQKDYTEENTIFATRIQFYAIEIARNREGYNDIVHKANSKTKQLKKDKS, encoded by the exons ATGGACACGGGAGATGTGCTCGCATCTCTG GGTGTAGAGGGAGCCACCGCGGCTGCGCATGCGCTCTCTCTTCCAGCTGAGGCCTATGGAAATGAT GCCCAGTTGGAGGTAATGTGGGCTATGAAAGCCTACAATCACGCTGAAGTTTACTTCAAT CTTATTTCATCAGTTGATCCTAAATTTCTAAAACTAACTAAATCGGACGAGGAGATTTATACTAAATTTCGGGAAGCTTTTCCTGACCTCAATATTCAACTATTGGACCCGGAGCTGCTGAAGTCAGCAGAGGCTAAAGAG AACTGGAGGCCCTTTTGTAACCAGTTTGAAGGTATTGTTGAGGACTTCAACTATGGTACACTACTACGTCTAGACTGTCAAAAGGACTACACTGAAGAGAACACAATATTTG CAACCAGAATCCAGTTTTACGCCATTGAGATTGCCAGAAACAGAGAAGGCTACAATGACATTGTGCACAAAGCCAATTCAAAAACCAAACAACTGAAAAAAGACAAGAGTTAA